In the genome of Abyssalbus ytuae, the window AAATAAAACATGTAATTTCATTTGAAAATAATTATTTTATGTTCACCTCTTTATGAAGCTTAATATTTCTTGAAGATGATCCGACAAGAATATTATACTTTCCCGGTTCTGCTTTCCATCCCTTTGAATCAACATCCCAATACGAAAACGAACGTTTATCCAGTTTCATTTCTATTTTTTTTGATTCACCCGGTTTCAGGTAAACTTTTGTGAAGCCTTTCAACTCTTTTTCCGGTCTTGGTACGGTAGCTTCAACATCAGACACATACACCTGTACCACTTCTGCCCCGGCAACGCTTCCTGTATTTTTAACTTCAACAGATATCACCACCGGTTGATCAGCTATAAATGAGTTAGGGGTAACTTTAAGTTTTTTGTATGAAAATGCAGAATAAGATAATCCGAATCCAAACGGAAATAAGGGTTCTATCTTTTTTGAATCATGCCATCTATACCCTACAAAAATTCCTTCTTTATAATGCACATTATATACAGGATGTTCGTGTTCCGGTGTAGTATCTGTCAGTTCTTCACCATTAGGAAGATAAGGATAGCCGGGAGTATCTTCAAAGCGTTTTTCAATGGATATGGGCAATTTGCCTGAAGGATTTACTTTCCCGGATAAAATTTCAGCAAGAGCAATATTTCCGGTTTGACCGGGATACCAACAATACAATATCGCGGCAGCTTTGGGTGCCCAATTTGTCATATGAATACCGGATCCCGAATTTACAATAACCACTGTATTTTTATTGGCTTCTACTATTTTAAGAATCAAGTTTTCATCTTTGTCAGGCAGAGTAAAGGGTCTGTCTGAACCTTCTTCGTCAAAAGTTCCTGTGCTCACTAATACGATATCTGCCTTTTTCAACTCATCTATATCCGGATTTTCTATATATTGAATGCGGTTTCCAAATTCTTTTTTTAATGCATCTAATAAAATAATATTGTTATATCCTTTTACAAAAGCTGCTCCTCCGCCTCTTGCCATTTTATCAACATATTTACCCGTAACCAGAATTTTAGACGTGCCATTTTTTGATATTGGAAGAATATCCTGAGAATTTTTCAGTAAAACTATACCTTCTCTTGCTGTTTTTAATGCAACCTGCTCATGATTATCATAGTTAATTTTCGCTTTTATTTCACTTTTGTAATCATCGTAAAGGTTCATCGCAAAACAAGTTCGCAAAATACTCTTCGCCATACGGTCTATATCTGATTTCAATATTTTGCCCTCTTCTACATCTTTCTTTATTTCTTTTAATGCGGTAGCCCACGGCATCTCCAAATCAAGGCCGGATCTTGTAACTTTCTCTCCATTGTAAACCGACCACCAGTCGCTCATAACGAGCCATTTAAAACCCAAATCTTTTCTAAGCAATTTATTTATTACATAATTACTTTCACCACACCACTCACCATTAATCTGATTATAAGCAGCCATAACAGCCATTGCGCCTGCATCTATTCCTGCTTCAAATGCAGGCATATATATTTCATGCAGGGTACGTTCATCTACTACCGTATTGCTTCGCCTGCGTTTAAACTCTGTTTGGTTTCCAAGAAAATGTTTAAGTGTTGCAACAGTTCCTGTACTCTGAAGGCCTATCACATAGTTTTCTATGATTCGTGCAGCTAGAAAAGGATCTTCTCCAAAATATTCAAAATTCCTGCCGCATTGCGATATACGGTATATGTTCATACCAGGCCCGAGTAGAAAACGTATCTTCCCGGCTCTGCACTCTTC includes:
- a CDS encoding beta-glucosidase family protein, producing the protein MTLRTLVTLILSLIIFNNYGQTNPFFPPVSYEEADKRAKVILQQMTLEEKVELLAGDDMLIRGLKRFNIPSVTTADATQGVRLAWDEQGKIKWNVGIEKSTAFPAPILLASTWNTDIAYDYARSIGEECRAGKIRFLLGPGMNIYRISQCGRNFEYFGEDPFLAARIIENYVIGLQSTGTVATLKHFLGNQTEFKRRRSNTVVDERTLHEIYMPAFEAGIDAGAMAVMAAYNQINGEWCGESNYVINKLLRKDLGFKWLVMSDWWSVYNGEKVTRSGLDLEMPWATALKEIKKDVEEGKILKSDIDRMAKSILRTCFAMNLYDDYKSEIKAKINYDNHEQVALKTAREGIVLLKNSQDILPISKNGTSKILVTGKYVDKMARGGGAAFVKGYNNIILLDALKKEFGNRIQYIENPDIDELKKADIVLVSTGTFDEEGSDRPFTLPDKDENLILKIVEANKNTVVIVNSGSGIHMTNWAPKAAAILYCWYPGQTGNIALAEILSGKVNPSGKLPISIEKRFEDTPGYPYLPNGEELTDTTPEHEHPVYNVHYKEGIFVGYRWHDSKKIEPLFPFGFGLSYSAFSYKKLKVTPNSFIADQPVVISVEVKNTGSVAGAEVVQVYVSDVEATVPRPEKELKGFTKVYLKPGESKKIEMKLDKRSFSYWDVDSKGWKAEPGKYNILVGSSSRNIKLHKEVNIK